The DNA region AAAGTGCCTCATCTCCCCAGCACCCCCACTAGCGATCAAAGGCACGCAGCAAAGCTTCCTAACAGCACGAAGCTGCTCTAAGTCATAGCCCTTTTTAACGCCGTCTTGATTCATCATATTTAGCACCACCTCCCCAGCACCTAAATCTTGCACCTGTTTCACCCACTCAAGCGTATTTTTACCGCTATGCTTGCTCTTATTCTCATCGCCTGTGTATTGAAACACTTTCAAATTCCCACTCTCATCTTTAAAGCTATCCACACCCACGACAACGCACTGCGTCCCAAAGTCCTTTGCTAAACGCGTGATAAGAGTAGGGTCGTTTAAGGCGGGGGAATTGATAGAAATTTTATCCGCCCCATTAGCCAAAAGTTCCGTCGCATCCGCCTCGCTCTTAATGCCTCCTGCCACGCAAAAAGGGATATTAATGCACTTTGCCACCTCACGCACCCATTTACGGCTCACCCTTTCCCCTCTCGCACTCGCACTAATATCATAAAATACAAGCTCATCAATGCCATTTTGAGAATAAAATTTCGCAAGTTCTACGATGTCGCCCATATCTTTATGGTTTTTAAACTGCACCCCCTTTACAACCCTGCCGTCTTTAACATCTAAACAAGCAATAATGCGTTTTGTTAGCATCTATCCCTCCAAAATATGCTTTTCTTTAAGGTATTTTGCCATTTCCTCATCGCTTTTAATCTTATCAAAACTTGATTGAATTTTGATATTATTACCAACCTTAATTTGCTTATTAATATCCCCGATAAATTCTTTAAAGTCCTCATTTTTATCCACAAGCATATCGATAGTTTGCATATCTAAAGCTTTTTCTTTTGCACTTAAGACAATTTTAGAATTTGAAAATTCGCTGCCATCAAGCTGTATTACACCTATACCAAAGCTTTGATTAAGCCGCCTAAGCTCACTTAAAACCTCGCTATCAAGCTCTTTTAAAACCACTAAATAACCCTCATTTGCCCAGCTAGAATTACTCACCGCTTGAAAATAAGATTCTTTTAAATTCGAAAAATTAATGCTAATTTTAAGCTCAAAAGAAAAGATTTTATAGCTATTAAGTTTCAAACTTTCTAAAAGTCCTAAAGTTTCATTTTGATAATCATCATAAGGAAAATACACCCCCACAATATCAGGGTAATTCCACTTATCCTTGCCACTCTCGCTTTTTTTACTTTTCTCGTGGTAAATGGTCTTGGAATTTAAGCGAAAATCAAGATTTTCATAAAGAAATTTCACAAGCACAGGATGTAAATCCCTTTCATTAAATTTAGTTTTTTCAAGCCTCACTTCTTTTTCTTCGCTTAAGTTTAAATTTATAAGCTCATTTTGTCTTGCTCTTAGCCAAAAAGTCGTTGGTTTTTGAGTGGTTTTGATAAACAAAGAATTATTTTGTTGTGTTTTCATATCCATATACACATAAGCTCCCAAAGTAGCAACAGGCGTTTTTCCTATACTAGATAATCT from Campylobacter upsaliensis includes:
- a CDS encoding HTH domain-containing protein yields the protein MSGKLTYKELAIEILKEAKKPLSASEIWEKACEMGLEKRLSSIGKTPVATLGAYVYMDMKTQQNNSLFIKTTQKPTTFWLRARQNELINLNLSEEKEVRLEKTKFNERDLHPVLVKFLYENLDFRLNSKTIYHEKSKKSESGKDKWNYPDIVGVYFPYDDYQNETLGLLESLKLNSYKIFSFELKISINFSNLKESYFQAVSNSSWANEGYLVVLKELDSEVLSELRRLNQSFGIGVIQLDGSEFSNSKIVLSAKEKALDMQTIDMLVDKNEDFKEFIGDINKQIKVGNNIKIQSSFDKIKSDEEMAKYLKEKHILEG
- the hisF gene encoding imidazole glycerol phosphate synthase subunit HisF, with product MLTKRIIACLDVKDGRVVKGVQFKNHKDMGDIVELAKFYSQNGIDELVFYDISASARGERVSRKWVREVAKCINIPFCVAGGIKSEADATELLANGADKISINSPALNDPTLITRLAKDFGTQCVVVGVDSFKDESGNLKVFQYTGDENKSKHSGKNTLEWVKQVQDLGAGEVVLNMMNQDGVKKGYDLEQLRAVRKLCCVPLIASGGAGEMRHFLEAFRLGIDGALAASVFHQRLIDIKELKLFLKENGVSVRL